Below is a genomic region from Anoxybacillus flavithermus.
AACGATTTTTTGCGCGCCGTCCGCCATCGATTCAGCCGCTGTAATGTTTAGTCCGGATTCCTCTAAAATCTTTTTCCCTAATTCGACGTTCGTTCCTTCTAAACGAACGACAAGCGGAAGGTTTAAGCCGACTTGCTTCGTCGCCTCAACAATGCCGTTTGCGATGACGTCACATTTCATAATGCCGCCAAAAATGTTAACGAAAATGCCTTTGACGTTCGGGTCGGATAAAATGATTTTAAACGCTTCTGTTACTTTCTCTGTCGTCGCACCGCCACCAACGTCTAAAAAGTTTGCTGGCTCGCCGCCATAATATTTAATAATGTCCATTGTTGCCATCGCTAAGCCCGCACCGTTTACCATGCAACCAATGTTTCCGTCAAGCGAAATGTAGTTTAAGTCGTATTTTGACGCTTCCACTTCTTTTGGATCTTCTTCGTCTAAATCGCGGTATTCTAAAATGTCTTTATGACGATATAGCGCGTTCGAATCGAAGTTAAGCTTTGCATCAAGCGCCATCACTTTTCCGTCGCCAGTCACGACAAGCGGGTTAATTTCAGCAATCGAACAATCTTTTTCAACGAACACTTGGTATAACCCTAACATAAATTTGACTGCTTGGTTGACGAGCTCTTTTGGAATGTTGATGTTAAACGCCATACGACGCGCTTGAAATGCTTGTAAGCCGACAGCTGGGTCGATGTACTCTTTAAAAATTTTTTCTGGCGTTTTCGCTGCGACTTCTTCAATTTCTGTTCCGCCTTCTTCTGATCCCATTAAAACAACGCGGGATGTCGCACGATCAACAACAAGCCCGATGTAATATTCTTTTTTAATGTCGCATCCTTCTTCGATTAAAAGACGCTTTACTTCTTTTCCTTCTGGACCTGTTTGATGTGTGACAAGCACTTTTCCTAACAGCTCACTCGCATATGTACGAACTTCGTCTAAACTTTTTGCGACTTTTACTCCCCCTGCTTTTCCGCGACCGCCGGCATGAATTTGCGCTTTCACGACACAAACGCTACTGCCGAGCTCTTTCGCCGCCTCAACCGCTTCTTCAACCGTGAACGCCACACGGCCGTTCGGCACGCTCACTCCGTAGCTTCTGAGGATCTCTTTTCCTTGATACTCATGAATATTCATACCCCATCCTCCTATGTATAAAAATAAAAGTACTAGCGCTTTCATTGTATAATGATACTTTGTCAGTTGTCTACCATTTAGACAGAAAATTCTTTAACAAAAGAAAAAGAAGCGATCGTTGTCATCGCCCCTCCACCTTTTTTTCGACTTGATAAATAAATGCAAATACTTCAGCAACAACTTTGTACAGTTCCTCTGGAATCGTTTCGTTTAATTGTAATTGACCGAGCATCGTCGCGAGCGTTTCATCTTCATAAATGGGGACGTCGTATTGTTTCGCGCGTTCAATGATACGATCAGCCACAGCTCCTTCTCCTTTTGCGACAACGACAGGGGCAATATGTTGTTCGTCGTACGATAAAGCAACGGCGCGCTTTCGTTTCATATGCGATAATCGACTCCTTTATAAGAAAATGGTTCGACAAGTAAACGGTCACTTCGCTTGCTCATCGGCGTTTTAACGGAAATAGAAGAAAGCGTGTAGCCATGTTCAGCAAGCTTCTCCTTTAGTGACGGCTCAAGGGCGGACGCATACAGTTCCACACGGGGCGTGTCATTGATGATCGAAATATGAACGATACGTTGTTGAATATGAACGTCTACAATTGTTTCTTTTAACGTCGCAAGCGTCAAATAAAATAAAATGCGACAATAGTCTGTATCCATTTTTCCGTTTTCTCGTTGTTTTCCGCGCCATTGAATCGTCACATCTGTTGCATGCGTCCCGATGAATAACGGAAATTGAGTAAATATATGTTGGAGCGAATTGTTGTTTGTTGATAACAACTGATATGCTTTCACTCGATCAAGTAATGAGGTAATCTCCGCTTTTAACTCACCTGACGCTTCTTCTGCTGCTGTTTGCAATAAAACGAGCCATTCATCTTGTTGTTTCATCGTCTCTTCAAGCAGTTGTTGAATATGTTCAGGCGAAAAAGAAGAAAGCGTCGGCATATGGCGCAAATAAGAAGAAAGTTTTGCTAACGTTCCTTTCGGGTGAAAGCGATCGATCATCATCGCCAGCGTGAGTTGTTGTTCATATAGCGGTCGATCATCTTGCAAAGCAACGAACGCACGAAATATATCATCACGAAGCGGCAAATCGTGCATGAACAGCCATTTGATTGCTTGGGCTTCTTTTTTACCACCTGTTTGCAACCATTGTCGAATGAGGGACATGTCATGTTTTTTAAATGTAAAAGATTCATCCATCATCCAACGAACGAGCGCCTTCGTTTGTTCATTCATCGGTAAACGGAAATAACGGCTGACGCTTTCTTCATCTGTCAGCTTTGCTGTATGTTGCAATATTTTCAGCTCAAGTGGGGATGTTTTTTGCACGTGAAACGTATATGTTTCACCTTCTTTAACGGGTGACTGCAGTTCGGCCGTCAGCGTATGACTGCCGATCCGAACGAGCGCTGTCCGATCTTCGGTTATTTTTTCGATTTTTCCATAAATGATGTCACCAACGTGAAACGTCGGTGCTTTCGGTAAACGTATCGTTTGTGCATCATCAAATAACGTACGCAACCATTGAACGTTCATCTCATTCTCCTCGCTTTAATCGTTCGCGAATCGGAGCAAACGAACGACGATGTTCTTCAATGACTCCATATCGCTCAATCGCTTGCAAATGTTCTTTCGTGCCGTATCCCATATGCTTTTCAAATCCGTATTGTGGATATTTCTCACCTAACTGTTTCATCATGCGATCGCGCGTCACTTTCGCGATAATGGAGCTTGCTGCAATGGAGACGCTATGCGCATCCCCTTTAATGATCGATGTTTGTGGAATAGATAGTGGAATGTGCATCGCATCAATGAGCAAATGCTCGGGAGCGATCGCAAGCGCGTGGACAGCTTGCATCATCGCTTTTTTCGTCGCTTCGTAAATGTTTCGCTCATCAATTTCGCGTGCGCTAACGATGCCAATACCGATCGCAAGCGCCATTTGTTGAATGATAGAAAACAACTGCTCTCGCTTCGTTTCCGATAGTTTTTTTGAGTCGTCTACATGGGGGAGATACACATCTTTTGGTAAAATGACTGCTGCGGCAACAACCGGACCAGCTAGCGGCCCTCGTCCTACTTCATCCACCCCCGCGATGTAGCGGATTCCTTTATCGTATAGCGCCTGTTCATATTGCAACATATGCAAAAAACGTTCGCGTTCCCGTTTTTCTGCTTCTTTTTGTTTATACCATTGTTGAACGAGACGTTGGACACCTTTTCGCTCATCGTGCAAAAGTTGTTGAAACCATTCATCCGTTTCATCGTGAATCGTTTGCAGTCTTTTTTTTATTTCTTGTATATTCACCGTTATCACTCCTTACCTCTTATATCGACAAATCAACAAAAAAATAAAGGCTCGCTTATGCGAACCTTACAGACGGTCAAAACTAAGTCGGCCTAATTTTTCTGTGCGAATATCGCGCAACACAAGCTCAGCAACTTTATCGTAGTCGACGACACCACCAGCGGCTAAACAGCCTCGTTTTTTTCCGATGTCATCAAACAATTGGACGATGTCTTCTGGAATGTCCGCAAGCGCATATCGTTCTTTTAAACGATCGGGATAATAAGCCGCTAAAAAACGTAACGCATACACCGCAACGTCTTGTAAGTTTAAAATGGTATCTTTAATCGCTCCCGTCGTTGCAAGTTTGTATCCGACTTCTTCATCTTCAAACTTCGGCCATAAAATTCCTGGCGTATCAAGTAGCTCGAGCTCTTTGCCGACTTTAATCCATTGTTGCGCTTTTGTCACTCCCGGTGTATCGCCTGTTTTGGCAATATGTTTTCCTGCGAGTCGGTTAATGAGCGTTGATTTCCCGACGTTTGGAATGCCGACAATAAGCGCACGCATCGCTCGAGGACGTTTAATTCCCTTCGCCATCATTTTTTCGAATTTCGAGCGCAACTTCTCTTTTGCGACCGCTACCATTTGCTTGACACCTGTTCCGCTTTGTGAATCGATCGCAATGGCGTCAATTTGCTGTGCAGCGAAAAAGTCGACCCATTGTTTTGTCACATCGGGATCAGCCATATCCGCTTTGTTTAACAATATGATGCGCGGTTTATTCGCCACAATTTCATCAATTAACGGATTGCGCGATGAAATAGGAATGCGGGCATCTACTAGCTCAAATACGATATCGATAAGTTTTAATTTTTCTGTTACTTCCCGTTTCGCTTTTGCCATGTGGCCGGGAAACCATTGAATCGTCATCGTTGCCACCTACTTTAGTTATGTTATTCAACAATGCGCGCATCAGAAAAAGGCCAATAAACGACCGACGTTTTGCCTACAACTTTTTCCATCGGAATAAATCCGATATGGCGACTATCTTTACTATACCGACGATTATCTCCGAGCACGAATAAATGACCTTCAGGAACGGT
It encodes:
- a CDS encoding succinate--CoA ligase subunit beta, yielding MNIHEYQGKEILRSYGVSVPNGRVAFTVEEAVEAAKELGSSVCVVKAQIHAGGRGKAGGVKVAKSLDEVRTYASELLGKVLVTHQTGPEGKEVKRLLIEEGCDIKKEYYIGLVVDRATSRVVLMGSEEGGTEIEEVAAKTPEKIFKEYIDPAVGLQAFQARRMAFNINIPKELVNQAVKFMLGLYQVFVEKDCSIAEINPLVVTGDGKVMALDAKLNFDSNALYRHKDILEYRDLDEEDPKEVEASKYDLNYISLDGNIGCMVNGAGLAMATMDIIKYYGGEPANFLDVGGGATTEKVTEAFKIILSDPNVKGIFVNIFGGIMKCDVIANGIVEATKQVGLNLPLVVRLEGTNVELGKKILEESGLNITAAESMADGAQKIVSLVS
- a CDS encoding flagellar biosynthesis protein FlhB, giving the protein MKRKRAVALSYDEQHIAPVVVAKGEGAVADRIIERAKQYDVPIYEDETLATMLGQLQLNETIPEELYKVVAEVFAFIYQVEKKVEGR
- a CDS encoding ribonuclease HII translates to MNIQEIKKRLQTIHDETDEWFQQLLHDERKGVQRLVQQWYKQKEAEKRERERFLHMLQYEQALYDKGIRYIAGVDEVGRGPLAGPVVAAAVILPKDVYLPHVDDSKKLSETKREQLFSIIQQMALAIGIGIVSAREIDERNIYEATKKAMMQAVHALAIAPEHLLIDAMHIPLSIPQTSIIKGDAHSVSIAASSIIAKVTRDRMMKQLGEKYPQYGFEKHMGYGTKEHLQAIERYGVIEEHRRSFAPIRERLKRGE
- a CDS encoding ribosome biogenesis GTPase YlqF, encoding MTIQWFPGHMAKAKREVTEKLKLIDIVFELVDARIPISSRNPLIDEIVANKPRIILLNKADMADPDVTKQWVDFFAAQQIDAIAIDSQSGTGVKQMVAVAKEKLRSKFEKMMAKGIKRPRAMRALIVGIPNVGKSTLINRLAGKHIAKTGDTPGVTKAQQWIKVGKELELLDTPGILWPKFEDEEVGYKLATTGAIKDTILNLQDVAVYALRFLAAYYPDRLKERYALADIPEDIVQLFDDIGKKRGCLAAGGVVDYDKVAELVLRDIRTEKLGRLSFDRL